The window TTGGTTTCGGTTTGCCGAATTTTATTAATGGTTTAACCGATAGCCCAATAAGCTataacaaaattataattttactcATTAAATATATAAAGCCACCTTATGGATTCATTCTTTCAATTCTCTCGCCAGTTATTCTTCATCTTCAGACCTTAATCCTTAGagtaagttttaaacttttctgaATTTCTCATCTTAATCTAATCTTCaattaagatttttaattttaaactttaaaaaattaattgtttagatttttggttttttctatttatttctttTGTTGCATTGATTCTTTAGTATTTACAagattagaatttttttttttgtgaattatGTCCGCCTACAGTGAGATAATTAACAAGATTAGATTGTTGAATGTCTTATTCCTTACTCCGACGAACTTATAACTTTAAAAGTTGAGATCATTCATTGTTTTCAAatgcaaataatttttttttctaaagttaAGATTTAATCGCTCTTTTCTTAAGAACAAAATTCAATTCCTTTCTCTTAACAGTATGATCAcgatttttttaataaaaaaatgaacTTTTGGATGCTTTTTATtattatcgggtaaaccgataaccgaactgATAAGGATCGATAACCGTCTAACCAATACCCGATACCTGATATCTTATCGATTTGGTTATCGCTTTAACATATTTATAAATCGATAATCAATTTGTTGAACTGATAGCATTCACAATCGAACCAAAGCAACCAATGACCACCCTTACTTAGTGTAAAGGATTAAATGATGCACCGATTATTGGGTCGGGTACTATAAAAATGTAGATATTCTCACATCGGATGAGATGGGGTCATTGGTCTCATTATATGGTCTTGAGCAATCCACCTCTTGAGCTAGCTTCTGGGATTTAGCTAAGCCCAAAGTCCATTTTTCTAATATGGTATGAGAGTCAGCTTCGCCCCATATTATATTATCGAAGCTCCAAATATTCAATTCTAGGCATGCGGGATGTGTTGATGTTCCCATATCGAATGGGGATGGGATCATTGGTCTCCTTATATTATTTTGGACAATCCTCACTTCTTGAGCTATTTGGGATTTAGCTACGCACAAGGCCCATTTCTTTAACAATACCTATATTGAAAAATATTAACCAAGAAAACAATGGATGAAGGcctaaaatatattaaaaattctTTTTTGAAAGAGATATTTGCTCATCCTCAAGATTGTTATTAGATTAATTGTAAATAGCTCTAGTGAATATAACAAGTCTTTAAATTTCTATACTAAGCAAATAATAGAGAATTTTTTCTCCACAAAGCAAGAACTATCGACTTGATCTTTTATATATAGAAGAAATAAATTTAGAGAAAGGTAGGTATTACAAGAGGAAAAGGTTGTTTTTGTTAGAATTTGTTTCAAAATGGAAGACCAGTTATAGTTATATAGACTGTCAAAAGGTTGCCATGAGAGCAATCATGTTTGAGCTAGACGCGGCTGGATGAGAGAAGAAAACAGTTGGACAAAATGAATATTTTTGTATTAATCGTATAGCTACAATATTAATACACTTGTACTAACCGACTAAAACTATCTTATGTACAAATTGCATAACTACCCCTAACTAATATTGTAACTACTTAACCAACTTAATGTCTATATCCTCAACACTCTACCTCAAGTTGTGTAGTGTCAACAAGTTGAACATTCTCACCTTGGATAACAGGAAATCATGTAGTGCTTTCCCTAGTCCTTTTGTTAACACATCTGCTATCTGCAAGTCTGTGGAAATGTGTTCTATTATTCTATTTGGATGAGGCCTTGCTGTATTTTTTCTCAAAAGGAATGAAAGTTTATCTCGATATGTTTGGTTCTCATGATAAATGGGAATTGCAGCAATTTGAATTGTTGCTTTACTGTCACAATGCAGTTTCACTGGTAGCTTCAAGTCCACATTCAACTCCTTGAACAATCCTGCCAACCAAACTATTTATGCAAGTGTATTGGCCATACTCATGTACTCTACTTCTGCATAACTCCTTGATATTGTACTTTGTTTCTTAGATTTCAAAGAAATGAGGGAATCACCCAACTTTACCACAAATTCACTTACTAATTTTCTAGTCATTGGACATGTGGCCCAGTCTGCATCACAGTGGACTTTGAGTTGTTTGGATGGTTTAGAAGGCAACAGAATTCTCAATCCTGGTGCATTCTTCAAATATCTCACAACCCTCAGTGCTCCTTTTATGTGTGACCTCTTTGGTTTATGCACGAATTGGCTTAAATTCTGAACAACATAACTGATATCTAGCCTTGTCATAGTTAGGAACAGTAGTTTCCCAACTAATTTATGGTAGCTACTTGGATCATTTAGCAACTCATCATCATTCAGATTTTGGTTAAACTCTACACTAGTGAGCCTTTGACTTGTGTGTAATGGTGTGCAAGCTGGCTTGGATCCTATGAATTCAAGTTCAGTGATGAGCTCAAGAGTAAACTTCTTTTAACTGACTAGAATATCATGCATGTTCCTAGAAATTTCAAGACCAAGGAAGTATCTCATCTTCCCCAGGTCCTTGATCTTGAAATGATGTTGGAGCATGTTTTTAGCCTCTTGTACCAACTAAGAAGAAGAGCATGTGATTAAGAGGTCATCTATATAGATAAGGATTATGACCAAGTTAGAACCAGATTTCCTACTAAAGCATGAGTAGTCAAGATGACTCTACACAAAACCTAAGGATGATAAAGTCTCACTTAGCTTTAAATTCTACTGTCTAGATGCCTTTTTTAGGCCATACAGTGATTTTTGAAGCTTACAAACTTTAAGAGGCTCCCTCTCACCTAGAAGACTAGGAGGAAGAGTCATATATACTTCCTTCATCAGATAACCTTGAAGGAATGCATTAAAGACATCCATTTGGTGTAACTTCCAACCATTCATAGCAGTTAGTGACAATACAATCCTCCTTGTGACCATCTTCACTACAGGAGAAAAGGTCTCTTGATAGTCAAGACCCTCCGTTGATGTGTATACTTTGGCTACCAAACAAGCCTTATATCTTTTCACCTCTCCTCTAACATTATACTTTACTTTATATACCTATTTACACTGTATAGCCTTTTTTCCGCTGGTAAGGGAACCATACTCCATGTGTGGTTATCCTGCAAAGCCTGCAACTCTTGATCCATTGTAGCTATCCATTTTGGATCCTAGAAAGATTCAACATATGATGTAGGTCGTGCAACAGCTGAGAAGTTACATAGTACCTTGAATAATATGGGGACGGTGAGGCATAGGACATATAGGCAGACATAGGATAGCTAGATCTCAAAGCAGCCGAAGGACCAGGTCTTGGCACTCCATGCACAAATCCATTCAGTTAGGTAGGTGGTTTAGAGGTTCTAGTAGACTTTCTTGGACCTTTTTCTGGTATGCCAAATGAAGGTGGCATAGATATGGGAGGAACTAGCACTTCATAAGGAGAAGAAGCCTGCATCTCTGAGGCTTTAGGAGATGCAATAAGAGGTCCAAGAGATGTAAAAGCTGCAGCTTTTGAACCAGTATCTGCCTCTGAACCTTCTGGATTAGGATCTATAATGAAGGCATCGTCATCATCAACAAACTGCTCAATAATAGGTTCCTTAGTTGTGGATGTTTCTGCCTTGAAAGGAAACATGTACCCTTTGAAGGACATATCCCTGCTCATAAAAAAGGTTTTATTAGTGAGGCTATACAACTTATGGCCCTTTTGAGTAGACGAATACCCCATATGGACTGCTGGCTCTACTCTAACTCCAAATTTATCACTTCTATTAATGACACTGGCATAACATAAGCTCCCTAGCACCCTGAGATGATGCAATTTAGGTTGTCTGACATAGAACACTTCAAAAGGAAACTTCCATGTTAGGGCAGTCAATGGTATTTTGTTAATCAAATAGACTGTATTTTTGCATATAAAGGACCCAGAATTTCAGAGGAATACTTCCCTGAAACTTGATGGCTCTGGCAACTTCAAGAATCTGTATGTGTTTCCTCTCCACCAATCCATTTTGCTGAGGTGTGTAAACACAGGAGCTTTGATGAACAACACCTATAACCTTAAACAAGTCTGTGCAATGATAATTTAAGGACTTTGTCCCATTATCTGACCTGAACACTTTGATTGCACTATTAAACTTAAGTCTTTATAAGAGACATGAAATCCTTCATTATAATAGGTACATCACTTTTGAGCTTAATCAAAAATATCCAAACCATCCTACTATAGTCATCTACCAAAGTGAGAAATTATCTATTCCCATCATAGGTAGGTATTTTATAAAGACCACATACATATTCATGTATCAAATCAAATGCTATAGAAGTTGTACTAGTGCTTTGTGGAAAATGAAATCTTGTTTGAATCCTTTTTGCTTTGCTGGGGCAAATAGTGTTGCTATGCAACTTATTATGCTTTACTATATGCATTTGTTGTAGAACTTTGTGAGGTATATGTCCAACTCTCCTATGCCACAACTCTTCTTCATTCGTCACACGTAGTGCTGCTGAAGCTTGTATCCTGTCCTTGTCATTGTGAGACCAATGATAGAGTTCTCCTTTCAACCTACCAGTCCCGTTCACCTTCCTAGTGTGAAGGTTCTATATAAGATAGAAATCAAGAAAGAATAGCATACGTCAATTAAATTCCCTATTTAATTTTGATACTAACAGTAGATTATGCTTAAAGCCTGGGATACACAGTATATTAGACATGACTCCTTGATCTAACTTAGACCTTCCTACACAATAAATGGCCAAGCTATCCCCATTTGGCAGATGAAATTTTCCACCATCACATTTAGTCTACTTTTAATCTCAGAAATCATTTTAGAATTTGAAACCATGTAGTATGTTGCACCTGTATCTACTATCCATTTATCATGTTATGCTTTACTTTCAGTAGAATTAGTTACAGTAGCTACATTTGCAAGCACAAAAGGACCAGTTATATCTGCTGCATTAGTTGATGGTTCAGGTGCATTATCCTTATGAAGCATTTTCAGGATCTGGTCATAGTGGTTTCGGGGTAAATGGCATCTTCAATCCAGCTGCATATGCCTGAGGTCTATTGTTATTTGTACTTCCATAAATAGCAGGCAATCTTGTATACCCTACCTTGTTGTGATAACCACCAAGACCAGGTGGTCTTATAGCTCCATGACTTGCGTGCCGTATGTTCCCCATGTTTTGATGTTATGATGCAGAATTACTAAAATGCACTGAGTTTGCAACCTTCTTCCTCCTCCCTTTGAAATTTGCTGGACACCCAATCAACTGATAGTAATTCTCCTTATTGTGTCCTTTCATTTTACAATACTCAAATTGTATATCGAAAGTCCTTCTAGGTTTCTGAATATGAGATCCTTTGGTACTCCAAAGAGCAGTGATATCATTACCCTCAACTAGTGAATTGAAACCTGCAGAATTGTGCCCTGACGAACCACCTCTTTAAGTCTCATCTTCAATAGCCATAGCATATGCTTGATTCAGAGTGGGTTCAATAGACTTCATGAGATTTGTCGTCTTGCCTGACTATACGAGTCATTCGGACCTCCTAGAAATTAAAATAACCTCTGCTGAATTAGGTGATCAACGTGGTCCTTAACAGAGTTTGGAGGTGGCATTATTGCATCAAACTCTCCCCACAACTCCTTCAATTTTGTGGAATATGTAAAAACATAATCAGTACCTAGAGAAATTATTGTAATTTCCCTATGCAGCTGATAGATCCTCATGTGATTAACTTTGTCAAACCTTTCTCGAAGGTCCTCCCATACTGCTTGTGGATTTGATGCATACACTATACCACTGAGTAGATCTGGTGAAATAGTGTTCATAATCAATGAAAGGACTATAGCATTACATATTTCCCATTCCTCATGCAATGCTATCGGAAACGAAGCCTTAGTGTATTTACCGGTAACAAACCATAGCTTTCGCTTGGCCTGGAGTGCAATCCTCATCGATCTTCGCCACAAGCCATAGTTCTCAGATCCCTTGAGCTGAACTAGAATTAGCACTGAGCTTGGGGATGAACGAACAAAGGATGTGTGTGATCGATTTTGTTTTCCCCCATTccttaaatgaaaaaaaatctaATCACAAAAATAAATTGCAAATGTCGGATTTTGAGAAATCAGCTATTTTCTAACTGAGCACTAGCTCTGTAATTGAGCACCTGAGAAGCATATGCAGATCtcctcgctctgataccatgtcaaaAAGTTGTCATGAGAGTACTCATGCTTGAGCTAGACGCAGCTGGAAGAGAGAAGAGAACAATTGCGCAAAATGAATACTATTGTGTTGATCGTATGGCTACAGTATTAATACACTTATACTGACCGAATAAAACTAACTCATACAAATTACGTAATTATCCTTTACTAACATTGTAGCTACTTAACCAACTTAATGTCTATATCCTCAATACAAACAAAGGTATTTACAAAATTAGTGAAAGGATAAACCATTTCATTTAAGACACGTCTTCTAATTTGAGCTCGCACAGCTGCCTCTAGATTATTGTACTACTTATAATTGAATACACACATAATTTACTCCCATTTCGCAAGATAATAGCTGATTAGTGTTAATTACTACACACTCATGACCGATTTAAAATTTTGGAACACCTCTGCACAGGGACAATAAGTAATAGATGAAGGTTTAAATAACCAAAATAGTTGTAAAGATCATGTTGCTTTGCTTCTTAGAAAGTTACGTTTCATTTGATGATGAATGATGATAAAGAATTATGCAAATAACAAGTAACATGTTCATTTTCTTCTGCGCTGGTGTAGCCTGGTTGACATACACCGGCTTAACCTACATCATAAGGCGCAACATATTTTTGTTGAGGCTTATAGATAAAGACTCAGGTATAGGTGTCTCTAATCACAGGAATGATTATATTTGGTGAAACAGATAATGTCATGTCCACTTATGTGCTATCTCTTATAGTCTTATTGAGTGTGTGTATATTACATACAAATACCTCAGTGCTGTTAGATGAGGATATTATTTCTGCTTTTGTACGTTGTCTTCTGTCACAAGCTATGTAATTACTAATTAGTAAAACTAGATTTCtactttctaaataaaatttGATTATACACGAGCTCCAACCACTTTCTCCCAATTATTCATTGATTTCGATAACCAAATAAAGCATCATCAACTTGACCATACGTCAAAGTCTATCGTAAATATAGCAAATGCCCCATAACTCAAGATATCAACTCCCTATCTATATCTTATTCTGTCGTGTGCCTTCTATTATGCTAAGTTTTAATTCTTGCAAAACATAATTTAATTTACAGTAATTCATTTTTTATTCATGTTTACTACCATCACTTCCCATTAGCTCCACTATAAGTCCTTTTAAAAAATTGGTGTAGTCATGTCCCAACCTGCTAAAAGGATCATCTTGCCCTGCTCCACTAATTTTTTTTGCCTACTCATTTGACATCCCTAACGTGCATTTGTCATGTACACAAGCGTATTTAGAATTTGAACTCTATAATTTAATCTCTAGTATTCTTAGCATTGAACACATTGTATtttaaaagttatgggttcatattcctaatttttgtaattttttggtaaatttttacacataaatttatgttcCGTAGCGAAAGTACtgagttcaattgaacccgaCACTCCTTCACTGCATCCGCCCCGAACACATCGTCATGAACTGATTGTTTGCCAATCTTTTTCATAACTTGCTCATCAAATTAGTCAAACAAAAACATACGAACATTATTGTTCCGCTTCCGGCAAAAACAGAAGGAAAAAGAGCTTGTCGAAGAATAATGGAATAGGACATTGTTGCACTTTAGGACACATATATAGTAATTAAATCGGTGGGAAATGGAATTAAAGGACAGGGAACCCAAAAATAAATATCATATTATTACTcactccggtccaaaataagttcttttttggccttttttttgtgatccaaaataaatgattttttcaaattttaagaacgaattaattattatttttctacattgcccttggagtaaatagtATTGAAGTATGTGTTATGAGTATTTATGTAAAGAGATAATAAAAGTTAATATGATtaatttcattgctaattaatgttatgAACTTTTTAATCTGTGTGAAAACAGCTAGAAAATCACTTATTTTCGATAGGAGGAGAAATGTTCTTGAGTCAGCcgcataactttatatacatgaAAAGCCAATATATTCTCTAAAGTCACTATTATGATTGGACGACTAACTTCTACGTGAAAAGCAACCATCATTACCCTATAATATATTCGAAGCTTTATTATAATTAGTCATAAGAATATATTTGATGTCACCCCAACCCGCAATTTTATcacttattatttattaattcttgaattatCGCTTTCAAAAAACCCCGTAACTCTGATGTTGGCTCGTTTTCCCATCCCATCAATTCACATTAATTAGGCAAAACGTAATTAATGCACCGCAGTTCTATCAAAAACCAATGAAGCAAACTACCAAGGTTAATATTACACCCAATGACTTTAAAATGAATGATTTTAATTTGTTTGACCCTTGATAATTCTATAGGCAACTCTTTAAGGTAAAAAGTAAAAAGTGTTAGTCCATGGGTCAAGCGAAGGCCAATATTTGTTAAAGTTAAAGTTAAAGTTAAAGTTTTGCTCATACAACAAGTAAggtaaaaaaaatcaagaatgaCACTGAAATGTCCTATTAATGCAAATCACCATATCCTAAGGTGGTCGGAGCCCCATGACCAATTTCTAAGTGGGCCCAAATGAGAAATACCTGTTTGATTAAAAGATACTGAAAcctttttgattaaatcaattaatgaagatgaagaggtaaatcttagtcaaacataatAATCTCCATATCTATAAACAAATCAAAAAATGATGAATAAGATAAAGTAGGGGCGATCAatcttgttgttgtttttcatttttttctctcaCCAATCGATGGAGATAATCAGTTTACATAATGTCTGGAAAACTGTTTTGTCTGTCTTTTGCTAAGAATATTATAGAGgagaggaaaaggaaagaaaagagccCCCGTCAATGCATCTCCATACCACGTCCGTTATCGCCATTCCCTGAGTATTGTTCTTTGACTTAGCGGGTACCGTGAGTACGTGGTTTGGAGCAAATCATGGCATTTTTTACTATCCCGCCGCATGGACGAGATCTTAGTTGGGTCGACCATagcggtcagattttgaccaatacagttagtccctccgtctgcCGAGGTCATCTCTTGTCGGGTCTGGCAGACGGATTATGATTTTTACACATCTAAGAGGAATCTGACTATCTACCCTTTGGGCATGACTTTTAGATTCAAGTAATGTAACGACGCTCTTGTGATGCCCTTGAACCGTTGCGGCCGTTTCAGAATCTAAACATCATTTAACTTGAAATGTTGCTCGTGGTTGTTgccattatgacacacgttccCAGGGGATTGAACCGTTTCATGTCCTATCAGTTTCAATTGGCGACTCTTGGGTTTCGCGCTTGGGGAATTTATGTCTTTTATAAATAGAAGGAAAGCACCATTCGATTGACACACTTCCTTGCCTTTACTTGAAAGAACTTTGTGAATCTTCTTTTCTCCTAATACTTCGGATTTTCGATTTTCTCCGGTTAGGCAGGAGCTTTCGTCTTAgactcttcttttttcttccatCCCTTTGTTTTATCAAATTGATGCAAATGgctggtaattcttctcgtgctgaCAAACCTGCCACAACTCCGGTGCCAGAAAACGATGTTCTTGTCACTGGAGGAGTAGAAGTGGTGGAAGATGTGGAGGTTCCGATGGTGGCTGAGATCTTGCCCCGCCCTGGGAGACCATGGAATGATTTCCACAGTCCCGCCGGGGAAGAGCTGGAACCTGCTCCTTAGATTATAAATAAGGAGGGGATTGCAGAATTGAAGGCCAGGTGGGGAATTCCTCACTACGTCGAAATGCTGCTGGCGGTGGGGATGACATATTCCATTTTGACCGCCCAGGGTATTGCACGTTCTACGCCTATCCCTTTATTGTTGGGTACATGCTTTCTCTCCCTCTCTTGGTGGTAGATTTTTGCCTCTTTTACGAGGTATGCCCGGCTCAACTTTCGTTGTACCTGTATAAATTATTCCTCATGCTGCTCAAGATTGCCGAGCTTGCTGGTCGGGAGATCACTTTGAGGCACATGCTCAATATCTTCGCTCCTCAACTCATTCGTGGCACGATAATTCATATGCGCCACCGAGGGACGAAGAGTCTGGTGTTAAAAATAGACGACAAAGCCAACCGTCGTTTCTACAAAAAATTACTTTTATGTGCAGACCGGGCACCTTGTGGCAGATCCTACGGGGTTCCCCGAGaaatggaactttgcacgtaagtttctATACTTTTGGTCGGAATGATGTTTGATCGTTTTCCTTTGGGCAGTACTTaaagctatttttatttttacagccGTGAAACTACCCCCTACACCTGTTGATGGTATCCGTGAGTGAGTGAACGCCAACCTTCCTCATACGGCGGGGATCCACACATGGTCGTCCTTCTATGAGAAGTATGGATGCAAGCCCCTTACTGGTAAGTATTATTATTTTCGCTTTTCTCCATtcttcacccccccccccctttttggCTTTGTTGCTTACGTGATGTTCGCCGATGTCAGGGAGAGTGCGGAGAGTAAGGGCTCTTCCACTAGCATTTTGTTAGCCTACATCATCCGCTCGACCTGCCTCAGGATCTACTACCTGACCTTCATCGAAGGCCGCTTTAGTTGAGTCTGCGGTTGTGGCTGTGCGCACGGAAGCTGCCCCTCGAACTAAAGTTCTGACCCCCGTCACCTACCCAACGGGGGAATCTTCCCGTGCTAAAGACGGGGAGGGGCCATCAAAGAGGCGGCGAGTTGAGTCTGTCTGAAACGGCTCCTTCGGCCGTGGTACATTCAGAGGGTGGTCTCCCATTGACGGGGTCCGAGGCAGGAGTTGATGCTATTCCACCTGCAGAGATAGAGCTAGCCGTGGTGTCCACCCCATCAACGGAGATATAGGCCGCTATGTTTGACCAACGACCTGCCGCGACAGGGAGTTAGAATCCTGAGGCCATTGTTACTGCTTTGGACGGGCATTCATCTTCGGTGCCTGGTCGAGCTTCCTCCTCGGCCGCAGAAAGGGGAAAGGGTGTCGTGGTCGACGACTACGAATTTGAGTCGGATCTCGATCCTGATGACATCAAGATGTTTTAAGAGGTTCTGACCCGTTCGGTGGTTCATG is drawn from Nicotiana tabacum cultivar K326 chromosome 22, ASM71507v2, whole genome shotgun sequence and contains these coding sequences:
- the LOC142176135 gene encoding uncharacterized protein LOC142176135; amino-acid sequence: MVSERGDLHMLLRNGGKQNRSHTSFVRSSPSSVLILVQLKGSENYGLWRRSMRIALQAKRKLWFVTGKYTKASFPIALHEEWEICNAIVLSLIMNTISPDLLSGIVYASNPQAVWEDLRERFDKVNHMRIYQLHREITIISLGTDYVFTYSTKLKELWGEFDAIMPPPNSVKDHVDHLIQQRLF